In one window of Macrobrachium rosenbergii isolate ZJJX-2024 chromosome 11, ASM4041242v1, whole genome shotgun sequence DNA:
- the LOC136843576 gene encoding zinc finger CCHC domain-containing protein 10-like translates to MHSRGKALLSMALNKLQDEKKEALPSNESTSAVGHIREPLKNKEIDCGVRECEGNDYIQSSSSTSSSSSSSSSSSSSSSMSSDNELDSDDSVADKHYIPDYEEDTDSADDDQPSENITVGAEVEVATVMNESPNVGAEVAAVLDENPNAIGEIGIHENVPILVSPSKKD, encoded by the exons atgcaTAGCAGAGGTAAGGCATTGTTATCAATGGCATTAAACAAACtgcaagatgaaaagaaagaagctCTTCCATCTAACGAAAGTACCTCAGCAGTAG gCCACATCCGTGAACCTTTGAAGAACAAGGAAATTGATTGTGGCGTTCGAGAGTGTGAAGGTAACGATTACATACAATCTTCATCCTCTACATCATCCTCGTCaagttcttcatcttcatcatcaagtAGCTCTTCTATGTCTTCTGATAACGAACTAGATTCGGATGATTCTGTAGCAGATAAGCATTATATTCCAGACTATGAAGAAGATACAGACAGTGCTGATGATGACCAGCCCTCTGAAAATATTACCGTTGGTGCAGAAGTTGAAGTAGCAACAGTCATGAATGAGTCTCCAAACGTTGGTGCAGAAGTTGCTGCAGTCCTGGACGAGAATCCAAACGCAATTGGAGAGATCGGTATTCACGAAAATGTGCCGATATTGGTTAGTCCATCCAAAAAGGATTAA
- the LOC136843503 gene encoding uncharacterized protein has translation RKACPENWRRNVQKRLRNQGKAYEMKSKFNKEREERKMKPACDEKCRLKCSNKFTEEERNWIFTSYWNLSDITKQREFIRNSIQEVQTRYRYIRVGGTRQQRRLNNAFYLLRNCNRIRVCKVFFKNTLDINDRPIRTVLEKKDKVADVVMEEDRRGKHGNHCTVDERIREKITSHIQSIPKVESHYTSKYNKDLH, from the coding sequence AGAAAGGCGTGTCCTGAGAATTGGAGAAGGAATGTGCAAAAGCGACTACGCAATCAAGGGAAAGCTTATGAAATGAAGTCAAAGTTTAATAAGGAGCGAGAAGAACGGAAAATGAAACCGGCGTGTGATGAAAAGTGCCGACTGAAATGTTCCAATAAATTTacggaagaagagagaaattggaTTTTCACTTCATACTGGAATCTAAGTGATATAACAAAGCAGCGTGAATTTATTCGAAATTCTATTCAGGAAGTTCAAACAAGGTACAGATACATCAGAGTGGGTGGTACCAGACAACAAAGAAGACTCAATAATGCATTCTATCTACTTAGAAATTGTAATAGAATTAGGGTGTGCAAGGTTTTTTTTAAGAACACTCTTGACATAAACGATCGACCCATACGTAcagttttggaaaaaaaggaCAAGGTAGCTGATGTAGTCATGGAAGAAGATCGAAGAGGAAAGCATGGCAATCATTGTACTGTCGATGAGCGGATCAGAGAGAAGATAACCAGCCATATTCAATCAATTCCTAAGGTAGAAAGTCATTATACGAGCAAATACAACAAGGACCTTCATTGA